One Glycine soja cultivar W05 chromosome 2, ASM419377v2, whole genome shotgun sequence genomic region harbors:
- the LOC114376011 gene encoding dof zinc finger protein DOF3.5-like — protein MESGWKPEVEMSPNCPRCGSSNTKFCYYNNYSLTQPRYFCKGCRRYWTKGGSLRNVPVGGGCKKNRRGNKTLLRQSIDGFTFKNSSPPCGYATDHNNNPLGHSYDPRIRASSASSSSSVVTDGPNIDLALVFANFLNQKPNSSEGGVESSTNPDQEQTVFDPSLENNSRLSNTDVVGPSTLPEELGLTGCLNLPEQQPHTHSSEANNNNNQMCYGEFNTMQTLQKDGIEQYSSHGGAMNFELPPLPGEGEASHDHHMMWSNSEMMINHHAFQVTQPPLLGLEVHDADLLIGNWSPFDSPKDTSFSRP, from the coding sequence ATGGAAAGTGGGTGGAAGCCTGAGGTTGAGATGTCACCAAATTGCCCTAGGTGTGGTTCTTCCAACACCAAGTTCTGCTACTACAACAACTACAGCTTAACTCAACCAAGGTACTTTTGCAAGGGGTGCAGAAGGTACTGGACCAAAGGAGGGTCTCTCCGCAATGTGCCTGTCGGAGGTGGCTGCAAGAAGAACAGAAGAGGTAACAAGACCTTGTTGAGACAATCCATTGATGGTTTCACTTTCAAAAACTCGTCGCCACCTTGTGGCTATGCCACAGATCACAATAATAACCCTTTAGGGCATTCTTATGATCCTAGAATAAGGGCTTCTTCAGCTTCTAGCTCCTCCTCAGTAGTGACTGATGGACCTAACATTGATCTTGCTCTAGTTTTTGCAAATTTCCTTAACCAAAAGCCCAATAGTTCTGAAGGTGGGGTTGAGAGTAGTACTAATCCAGATCAAGAGCAAACAGTTTTTGATCCTTCTCTAGAAAACAATTCAAGGCTATCAAACACAGATGTTGTTGGTCCAAGTACTTTGCCTGAAGAACTTGGTCTCACTGGGTGTTTGAATCTTCCTGAACAACAACCACACACACATTCTAGTGAggctaataataacaataaccaaATGTGCTATGGTGAGTTCAACACTATGCAGACACTTCAAAAAGATGGAATTGAGCAATACAGTAGTCATGGTGGTGCTATGAATTTTGAGCTGCCACCATTGCCGGGTGAAGGGGAAGCCTCACATGATCATCACATGATGTGGTCGAATTCTGAGATGATGATAAATCATCATGCATTTCAAGTCACACAACCTCCACTACTTGGACTTGAAGTTCATGATGCAGACTTATTAATAGGTAATTGGAGCCCCTTTGATTCGCCAAAGGATACTTCTTTTTCCAGgccttga